ATTTTTTATCGAAAAGTTATTGCCTTATTAGCTTTTTTAGTTTTTCCGGATTTTTAAAGCCGGACACACTGATTTCTACTCCTCCTGTGGCAGCACTGGAAATGGTTAAATGGCCAACTCCTGTAAGCCTCTGGGTGACTGATTGGCTGGTGGTGATATTCCTGATATCTTTTTTTATGATCTCATTGGTCTTTTTTCTGATGATACCCTTCCGAAGTTCAATCCTTTTATCGGTGATTTTTAGCTTTATTCCTTTAACCTTTATATACCATATCAAAAGAGGAATTAAACCCAGGCCGTACAGCAAAACCAATCCCAGGCACAGAATAAATGTAATTGGCCTATTTCTGAACATTTTCGGATGATCTTCAAACAAAATCTCTTCCTGATCCACTATTTTATCACTCCTATTGCAGATTAATTTGCCCAGCTGCTCTGACGGACAGGCTGTTTATTAAATT
The Halarsenatibacter silvermanii genome window above contains:
- a CDS encoding PH domain-containing protein, which encodes MDQEEILFEDHPKMFRNRPITFILCLGLVLLYGLGLIPLLIWYIKVKGIKLKITDKRIELRKGIIRKKTNEIIKKDIRNITTSQSVTQRLTGVGHLTISSAATGGVEISVSGFKNPEKLKKLIRQ